Genomic window (Roseivirga sp. 4D4):
CATCTTTATAGATTCCGATAGATAGTGCACGAAATTCTTTGTTCTTCCGTAGTGATCTGCCTTGCTTTTCAATAAGGCGCTCAATTTCTTGTGCATGAGCAGAAAAGGTCAATGAAAGGCATAGGAGAGTAGTGAGGGTTCTCATGGTTTTTATGGTGTCAATTATGAGAACCCTACTACTCAAAAACTGGGCCATTTATCCCTAAAAGTGAACTACTCGTTCCTAAGACATTGGGCAGGATTAACCATTGAGGCTTTAACGGTTTGAAAACCAACGGTCAACCAAGCGATAAGCAAGGCGGAAACTCCCGCAAGTAGGAAGAACCACCAAGAGAGTTCAATACGATAGGCGAAACCATTGAGCCAAGACTTAGTCACGAAATAACTTATGGGTAAAGAAAGTACGACTGCGGCTAAGACAATTTTGGTGAACTCTCCGGATATCAATTGAACTATTGCGAATCGACTAGATCCTAGGGCCTTGCGCACACCAATTTCTTTGATTCTCCTTTCGGTTGAAAACGAAGCAAGCCCAAGTAGACCTAAGCAGGAGATAAGAATGGCTATGAAAGAAAAGTACTTTGACAGAGTCGCTACACGCTGTTCAGCCACATATTGTGCCTCGTAATCCTGATCTAAAAACTTATAGTCAAAGTTGAAATCTGGATTGAATTGGGCATAAAGCTCTCCGAGCTGGGAAATGGTTTCACGTTCAAGACCTTGCTGTAAGCGTACCATTATGAGCCAGGTGTCATCCGGTTGAAGGACAAAGTAGGCTGGACCGACCTCTTCATGAAATGTTCTGAAATGAAAGTCTTTAACGACCCCGACAATTTGCGTGTCTTGGCCTCCAATATTTACTGTCGAACCAATAGGTTGGTCAAGGTTCATAAGACTAATGGCCTTTTCGTTAAAAATGACTTTGTTATAGTCGGTTTTAAAATCACGAGAAAACGATCGGCCAGAGGCAATCTCGAATTCCAAGAGTTCTATCATATCATAGTTCACACGTAGATATTCCATACCGTATGAGGCTTCAGGATCTTTCCCTTCCCAATCAACATCATACCTCCATCCAGTATATCCTCCTTCAACAAAGCTGTGGGCTGTACTTGAGGCCATGGCAATACCCGGTATTTTTTTGACCTCAGTGATGAAGGCTTCCATGTTCAATTCAATCTGACCCTCTGCTTCGAGGTATAGAATATTGTCTTTATTGAAGCCGATGTCCTTTTCTTGTGTGTATTGTATTTGGTTGTTGACCACCAACACCGATACAATCAGGATGATGGAAATCGAGAATTGAAAAACGACCAAACCTTTTCTAAGCCAAAGCTCCCGCAGCGAATTAGAAGCCTGTGATTTGAGCACTTTGATGGGCTTAATGGCAGATAAATAGACGGCAGGGTAACTACCAGCAAGCAGCCCAGTTAGGAAAAGAATAGATAAGAGTATCAGTGCAAATTGTGTTGAAAACGAAATGGAGAGCTGCTTTCCCGTAATATGGTTGAACTCCGGTAAAACCAGCCAGGCTACCAACAGGGCGAGGGCCAAAGACAGGACCGTCATCAAAAGAGACTCACTCAAAAATTGGCCAGCTAATGACTGTCGGCTAGCACCGATGGTCTTTTTGATACCGATCTCCTTCATTCTTCGTGACACTTTGGCGGTGGCTAGATTCATGAAGTTGATACAGGCAATTCCTAATATGAAAAGAGCGATAAGGGTGAACAATCGAACGTTTGAAATGCGACCACCCACCGAGCTGCCATTTTCATACTTTCCATGCAGGTATAGATCGGCATATAGAGTGGCAATTGGAGTAATATTTTCCTCTCCATTATGATCTCTGACAAAGTCTTTAATTTTGTTATTGAATTCGTCAAGCTTAATCCCTTCGGCCAATACAACAAAAGTAGAAGGTCCATTATTCTTCCAGTTCAGTACCCAGGAATTCAACTCTTCGAACTCCTCATAAGTCATCAGGAAGTCGAACTGCTGGGTGGAAGATGGTGGTGGTTTCTTGAAAACCCCTGAGACTTGATAATCTCGAAACTGTTGGAAACGAATTGTCTTTCCTACCACATCAGTTGTGTTTCCAAACAGCTTTATCGCCAGGTCATCTGAAATAAGTATGTTTCTCTTTTGTTCGAGCACTTTGTCTCGATCACCTTGAAGGAGCTCAAAAGAGAAGACTTTGAAATAATCCTTTCCGACATACTGACCAACTGCTTTTAAGTTGGTCTCTTCGTGTGAAAGCGTATAAGTATTCGTCCAGGTTTTGGTGACTGCCAATTCTACTTCTGGCAATTCATCTGCCATAGCCGCTGCTAACCGACCAGGAGTAGCTCTATCTGTCAAAACCCCACTGGAGGTAGTACTATTGGATAGAATCTGGTACAGCCGATCGCTTTTTTCATGAAACTGATTGACCTGAAGTTCATCATTTACCCATAGATAGATAAGTAGTGTACAGGCCAAACCTGAGGCAAGACCTAGCAGGTTAATAAGAAAGGCACTTTTATATCTTAAATAGCCTCTGATTGTAAGTTTTAAGTTGTGTTGTAGCATACCGATGTTGTTGAGTTTTTGAGTGCCACTTAACCTCTTTAGAAGGTTTGGACGAATTAGTTTAATGACTTCTCGATGATATATTCTTCGAGCTTTTTTGATTGAATACTTCTCTACATTCTCTTGAAAGACCTCTTCCATATCACCCTCTATTTCCTCGAGATAATCTTCCTTTAGAAAGAACCGAAGGAGACGCCTTGGCCAATGCGGTGGTATTATGTTTTCTTTCTTTTTACTCACTTCTGAGATAGTTGATTGGGTTAGCAGTAGCCGCTTTGATGATGTGAAAAAGAACTGTTAACCATGAAAGGATCAAAATCAGACCCAAGGTTAACAATACTGGTGTCGAACTAATGTTAATTCTATAAGCAAAGCCATTTAACCATAGGTTTTCTAGCAAACCCAATGTAATGGGAATTGAAATCAAGAATGATAGTAGCACCATCCAAGTGATAGGCTTACCGAGAAGTACAATGATGTTTGACAAGCTGGCTCCAGAGACCTTTCTTATACCAACTTCTTTCATCTTGAGACTGGTGGTATAGGCTGATAGAGCGAAGAGTCCCAAACAGGCGATTAGCATGCCTAAACTTGAAAACATTTTGAACATACTTAATAATTTGGCCTCCTTTTTATAGAAGCCATCCACCACATCATCAGCAAATTTGTAAGTGAATGGGTCAGTTGGTCTCATCTCATCCCATTTGGCGTTTACTTTGGATATAAAACCTCTTATGTTTATGCCTGGAGCAAGTCGGGCTATGATTTTGCTGCTTCTTCCAAAGATACTTTCGTTGCTATGAATAACGAGTGGGGAGATTTCATTATACAGAACATCAAAATTGAAATCTTCAACCACACCAATGATTTTATGTTTAATGGGGATGCCTTCAGATGTCAATTTAATTATGCTTTTACCTATGGGTTTCTGTATGTTCAATGCTTTAACAGCTGATTCATTCAGCACTACCGATAGTGAATCCGAGGAATCATCTCTAAATAGAACACCCTCATTCAGTTGTACAGTCATTGTTTCAAGAAAACCATCTCCAACTTTCATGGATGTCATGTTGACTGGATCATTGGCGTTCGTTTGTTTGTAATTGTCTTCCCAAAAAATCCCAAAGCCAGGCATTGACAGTGTTCCCGAGGCAGATTGAACCTCAGGAATTCCCTCTAGGGCTCCAATAAAAGACTCGGCAAATTGCGGATCCATATGGAAGTCTCCGGCAATAATGAGTAATTGCTCTTTATCATAACCAAGGTCTTTGTTCGTTAGGAAATTCAATTGATCTTTCACAACAAGCATAGATAGTACTAGGATTACTCCGATTGAAAATTGAAAAACCACAAGCCCATTCCTTAATAAGTGGCTATTAGTGCCAGAGGTGAATTGTTTTTTTAGCGCCTTTAAGGGTGTCAATCTTGAAGCAAATACTGCTGGCCAAAGCCCTGTGATTAGGGTAATAGAGACAATAAAGGCAATAAGCCAACATGCTGTATACAGGTTGAATTGTAGCCCTAAACTTTTACCTGTGAGGCCGTTGAATGCAGGCTGAGTCAGTGTGACTAAAACGAGAGACGATAACACACTCAGTATAACAATAATGGAGGTTTCGGTAAGAATTTGAGATATGAGCTGTGATCTACGAGAGCCAAGTACCTTTTTCGTCCCAATTTCTTTTGCTTTAGCATTTGCTCTGACAGTGCTTAGGCTTATGAAATTAGCACATGCCAATAAGCAAATGAGGCAAGCCAC
Coding sequences:
- a CDS encoding ABC transporter permease; its protein translation is MSKKKENIIPPHWPRRLLRFFLKEDYLEEIEGDMEEVFQENVEKYSIKKARRIYHREVIKLIRPNLLKRLSGTQKLNNIGMLQHNLKLTIRGYLRYKSAFLINLLGLASGLACTLLIYLWVNDELQVNQFHEKSDRLYQILSNSTTSSGVLTDRATPGRLAAAMADELPEVELAVTKTWTNTYTLSHEETNLKAVGQYVGKDYFKVFSFELLQGDRDKVLEQKRNILISDDLAIKLFGNTTDVVGKTIRFQQFRDYQVSGVFKKPPPSSTQQFDFLMTYEEFEELNSWVLNWKNNGPSTFVVLAEGIKLDEFNNKIKDFVRDHNGEENITPIATLYADLYLHGKYENGSSVGGRISNVRLFTLIALFILGIACINFMNLATAKVSRRMKEIGIKKTIGASRQSLAGQFLSESLLMTVLSLALALLVAWLVLPEFNHITGKQLSISFSTQFALILLSILFLTGLLAGSYPAVYLSAIKPIKVLKSQASNSLRELWLRKGLVVFQFSISIILIVSVLVVNNQIQYTQEKDIGFNKDNILYLEAEGQIELNMEAFITEVKKIPGIAMASSTAHSFVEGGYTGWRYDVDWEGKDPEASYGMEYLRVNYDMIELLEFEIASGRSFSRDFKTDYNKVIFNEKAISLMNLDQPIGSTVNIGGQDTQIVGVVKDFHFRTFHEEVGPAYFVLQPDDTWLIMVRLQQGLERETISQLGELYAQFNPDFNFDYKFLDQDYEAQYVAEQRVATLSKYFSFIAILISCLGLLGLASFSTERRIKEIGVRKALGSSRFAIVQLISGEFTKIVLAAVVLSLPISYFVTKSWLNGFAYRIELSWWFFLLAGVSALLIAWLTVGFQTVKASMVNPAQCLRNE
- a CDS encoding ABC transporter permease; the encoded protein is MNNPNIPQWSKKLLRFFLKEDYLEEIEGDMEEVFQENVEKYSIKKARRIYHREVIKLIRPNLLKRLGNNHKINIYDMFKHNIRVSVRSLKKGWLYSVINMVGLTVAIACFLHLIMFVKHESSYDQFIPDQEQIHRVALNQSSPEDNTISKYVPHSLASALKPEVPEIIESTIYSGPFRDMLVSVSADTERQSYLEDVLAADGDFLSLFGLKMIVGNSKTALKAPNSIVLTRTMAQKYFGKENPVGKTLNMARDEFKVTGVCEDLPENTHLNFQVLMSINTIRRFNEVNFTRPDVGYYVKLQKGINATEVNTKMSNATSKYVRSDFERSNGISQSAGQGLNLFLVPLKDLYLYPKNLGGMKAGGSKLTNNILLFVACLICLLACANFISLSTVRANAKAKEIGTKKVLGSRRSQLISQILTETSIIVILSVLSSLVLVTLTQPAFNGLTGKSLGLQFNLYTACWLIAFIVSITLITGLWPAVFASRLTPLKALKKQFTSGTNSHLLRNGLVVFQFSIGVILVLSMLVVKDQLNFLTNKDLGYDKEQLLIIAGDFHMDPQFAESFIGALEGIPEVQSASGTLSMPGFGIFWEDNYKQTNANDPVNMTSMKVGDGFLETMTVQLNEGVLFRDDSSDSLSVVLNESAVKALNIQKPIGKSIIKLTSEGIPIKHKIIGVVEDFNFDVLYNEISPLVIHSNESIFGRSSKIIARLAPGINIRGFISKVNAKWDEMRPTDPFTYKFADDVVDGFYKKEAKLLSMFKMFSSLGMLIACLGLFALSAYTTSLKMKEVGIRKVSGASLSNIIVLLGKPITWMVLLSFLISIPITLGLLENLWLNGFAYRINISSTPVLLTLGLILILSWLTVLFHIIKAATANPINYLRSE